One window from the genome of Kryptolebias marmoratus isolate JLee-2015 linkage group LG1, ASM164957v2, whole genome shotgun sequence encodes:
- the golm1 gene encoding Golgi membrane protein 1 isoform X3, with protein MGGLGNGRRGGRSPPLMIAALIACILVLGFNYWVSSSRNLELQTKLYELEGQVRRGAAEREVKKSEFQEVQKQKDEIQKEKQQIENFYKRQMDGVQLTCSQDKAKQQQNISSSTKTIQELKGHVNQLNNDLGKLQKELQSCQNNINSLNKKLTYEMTQCESRIQSQKELCDETVAAAKLEVEKKMEKLGPSFGVPTQQKNTGKEADEEDPTVKALPNGDQITVANHTLGSPQPKGDKTLDSLTNDIIVDHDSEVFEQSPTKDLSKAVIQSVPLAAAVKQSRLQPGEEDVRTDETETKTNNELKNNLTEGRDMEVMDAHEEGAQTEADPGMEGMLIDQGKPDEMPVGQKLEPEEYDGDEQVVGGVDLEKQQRGSQDENLDKDMEEELADYNGDDENEGEFEADKQAALAQI; from the exons ATGGGTGGGCTAGGGAACGGCCGCCGAGGAGGAAGATCCCCGCCTCTGATGATTGCAGCTCTGATTGCCTGTATCTTAGTTCTGGGCTTTAATTACTGGGTGTCCAGCTCCCGCAACCTGGAGCTACAG ACCAAGCTGTATGAGCTGGAGGGCCAAGTGCGACGCGGGGCGGCGGAGCGGGAGGTGAAGAAGAGCGAGTTCCAGGAGGTCCAGAAACAGAAGGATGAGATCCagaaagagaagcagcagaTCGAAAACTTTTACAAGAGACAAATGGATGGAGTCCAGCTCACCTGCAGCCAGGACAAG gccaaacagcagcagaacatttcCTCAAGCACCAAAACAATCCAAGAACTCAAAG GTCATGTGAATCAGCTGAATAATGACTTGGGAAAGCTtcagaaggagctgcagagttgccaaaacaacataaacagccTCAACAAGAAATTAACTTATGAGAt GACCCAGTGCGAGTCCAGGATCCAGTCCCAGAAGGAGCTGTGTGACGAGACGGTGGCCGCTGCTAAACTGGAAGTTGAGAAGAAAATGGAGAAACTCGGCCCGTCTTTTGGTGTCCCCACACAG cagaaaaacacaggaaaggAAGCAGATGAAGAAGACCCAACAGTCAAAGCTCTGCCCAATGGAGATCAAATAACTGTGGCGAACCACACGCTAGGCAGCCCTCAGCCTAAAGGAGATAAAACCCTTGATTCACTCACTAATGATATCATCGTTGACCACG attctGAAGTTTTCGAACAGTCGCCGACAAAGGATCTGTCTAAAGCAGTGATCCAGTCCGTTCCTTTGGCTGCTGCAGTGAAGCAGAGCAGACTGCAGCCAGGAGAGGAAGACGTCAGAACAGACGAGACGGAGACGAAGACCAACAACGAGCTGAAGAACAATCTGACCGAGGGCAGAGACATGGAGGTGATGGATGCTCACGAAGAAGGAGCTCAAACAGAAG CTGACCCTGGCATGGAGGGTATGTTGATTGATCAAGGGAAGCCAGATGAGATGCCCGTCGGCCAGAAACTCGAACCGGAGGAGTACGATGGAGACGAGCAGGTGGTAGGCGGCGTGGATCTGGAAAAACAACAGAGGGGTAGTCAAGATGAAAATCTAG ACAAAGacatggaggaggagctggctgACTACAATGGGGATGATGAAAATGAAGGGGAGTTTGAAGCGGACAAACAAGCTGCACTTGCTCAAATCTAA
- the LOC108234582 gene encoding G-protein coupled receptor-associated protein LMBRD2B, with protein MSAAALSVVVVVVFFLALYLLQRYGDLLKQQRMVLLGTLLSWYLCFLIVFILPLDVSTTVYNQCIHDSSNHTTSFSQNGQFNQPGTNSSSHSPLSVTKACEKPWSYVPDGVLPVFWRVVYWTSQFLTWLLLPFMQSYAQSGAFSRVGKIKTALIENAIYYGTYLLIFISLLIYVAAHPKWKLRWPEIQTIGIAAANTWGLFLLVLLLGYGLVEIPRSYWLSSSHDFLLAKAYFKIAKLATEKATAEENLADVMEEVAEVHESVRFNHIFRKHVDTILTKCPIKYQEEMGRNVESSRREYVSLPTKNGLIKLHKKVISAVQRHSQTQVQWSILLDQAFHLEDVAKSRSSPVRIFTHSFPLAHRDWIRRFIYTPTVEWYWECVLRQAFCRLLSVLLALLSAAVVWSECTFFSTHPALSLFAVFVQKAEQHHNYICIEMVCFIGILFMCVCVYSTVFRIRFFNYYHLVPHHQTDAYSLQFSGMLFCRLTPPLCLNFLGLIHMDSAFSHRDRIQTTYTSIMGSMRLLPLISDGFYIYYPMLVLLLCIATFYNLGSRCLNLLGFHQYITDDDLTSDLVNEGKELIRRERRKRQRAEDGENRRWAWRERYAVQAALGRTKAGYTELKDDQNNSVPESNTNVTREDGSEEEQHSDLLQDNFSDEGLSNRRSNGGRYLSLSSSLKGIFDDV; from the exons ATGAGCGCTGCTGCGTTGTccgtggtggtggtggttgttTTCTTCCTGGCCCTGTACCTCCTCCAACGCTATGGGGATTTGCTGAAGCAGCAGCGGATGGTCCTGTTGGGGACGCTTCTGTCCTGGTACCTCTGCTTCCTCATTGTCTTCATCCTGCCCCTTGATGTCAGCACA ACCGTTTACAACCAGTGCATTCATGACAGCTCAAACCACACGACTTCTTTTTCTCAAAATGGACAGTTTAATCAGCCCGGAACCAATTCGTCATCTCACTCACCACTGAG TGTAACAAAGGCGTGTGAAAAGCCCTGGAGTTATGTTCCAGACGGTGTCCTGCCGGTGTTTTGGAGAGTGGTTTACTGGACTTCCCAGTTTCTCACATG GCTGCTGTTGCCGTTCATGCAGTCGTACGCGCAGTCGGGAGCTTTCTCCAGGGTTGGAAAGATCAAAACTGCCCTCATTGAAAATGCCATTTATTACGGCACCtacctcctcatcttcatctccCTGCTGATCTACGTGGCTGCTCACCCAAAGTGGAAACTCAGATG GCCAGAGATCCAGACCATCGGTATCGCAGCTGCCAATACCTGGGGGCTGTTCCTTTTGGTGCTGTTGCTCGGGTACGGCCTGGTGGAGATCCCGCGTTCTTATTGGCTCTCGTCTTCCCATGATTTCTTGCTGGCCAAGGCCTACTTTAAAATCGCAAAACTGGCTACTGAGAAGGCAACGGCGGAGGAGAACCTCGCAGATGTTATGGAG GAAGTTGCAGAAGTCCACGAGTCAGTCAGGTTCAACcatattttcaggaaacatgTAGACACCATTTTGACGAAG TGTCCCATCAAGTACCAGGAAGAGATGGGGAGAAACGTGGAAAGCTCTCGTCGTGAATACGTTTCACTTCCCactaaaaatggtttaattaaacttcataaaaaa gtcaTCTCTGCAGTGCAGAGACACAGTCAGACTCAGGTTCAGTGGTCCATCCTGTTAGATCAGGCCTTTCATCTAGAAGACGTAGCAAAAAGCCGGAGCAGCCCAGTCCGAATCTTCACCCACAGCTTCCCTTTGGCCCACCGCGACTGGATCAGGAGGTTCATCTACACCCCGACTGTAG AGTGGTACTGGGAGTGTGTGCTCCGACAGGCGTTCTGCAGGCTGCTGTCGGTGCTTCtggctctcctctctgctgcagtCGTCTGGTCCGAATGCACCTTCTTCAGCACACATCCTGCCCTCTCGCTGTTCGCCGTCTTTGTTCAGAAAGCTGAGCAGCATCACAATTACATTTGTATTGAG ATGGTGTGCTTTATTGGCATCCtcttcatgtgtgtgtgcgtgtactCCACAGTGTTCAGGATACGATTCTTTAACTACTATCACCTGGTGCCACATCACCAGACCGACGCTTACAGCCTGCAGTTCAGCGGCAT GCTGTTTTGTCGTCTGACTCCTCCTTTGTGTCTCAACTTCCTTGGCCTGATCCATATGGACTCTGCCTTCTCACACCGAGACAGAATCCAAACAACATACACCTCT ATTATGGGCTCCATGCGTCTGCTGCCCCTCATATCTGATGGGTTCTACATCTACTACCCCatgctggtgctgctgctctGCATTGCCACGTTTTACAA TCTGGGCTCGCGCTGTTTGAACCTCCTGGGCTTCCATCAGTACATTACCGATGACGACTTGACCTCCGACCTGGTGAACGAAGGGAAAGAACTCATCAGAAGAG aaagaagaaaaagacagagagcaGAGGACGGAGAAAATCGAAGATGG GCCTGGAGGGAGCGGTATGCAGTCCAGGCCGCCTTGGGACGGACCAAAGCTGGTTATACTGAGCTGAAGGATGATCAGAACAACTCTGTGCCCGAGAGCAACACAAAcg TGACCAGAGAAGATGGAAGTGAAGAAGAACAGCACTCAGATTTACTGCAGGACAACTTCAGTGATGAAGGTTTATCGAACAGAAG ATCCAATGGTGGACGTTACCTGTCTCTATCCTCCTCCCTAAAAGGCATCTTTGATGATGTTTGA
- the golm1 gene encoding Golgi membrane protein 1 isoform X1: MGGLGNGRRGGRSPPLMIAALIACILVLGFNYWVSSSRNLELQTKLYELEGQVRRGAAEREVKKSEFQEVQKQKDEIQKEKQQIENFYKRQMDGVQLTCSQDKAKQQQNISSSTKTIQELKGHVNQLNNDLGKLQKELQSCQNNINSLNKKLTYEMTQCESRIQSQKELCDETVAAAKLEVEKKMEKLGPSFGVPTQQKNTGKEADEEDPTVKALPNGDQITVANHTLGSPQPKGDKTLDSLTNDIIVDHDSEVFEQSPTKDLSKAVIQSVPLAAAVKQSRLQPGEEDVRTDETETKTNNELKNNLTEGRDMEVMDAHEEGAQTEEADPGMEGMLIDQGKPDEMPVGQKLEPEEYDGDEQVVGGVDLEKQQRGSQDENLDKDMEEELADYNGDDENEGEFEADKQAALAQI; encoded by the exons ATGGGTGGGCTAGGGAACGGCCGCCGAGGAGGAAGATCCCCGCCTCTGATGATTGCAGCTCTGATTGCCTGTATCTTAGTTCTGGGCTTTAATTACTGGGTGTCCAGCTCCCGCAACCTGGAGCTACAG ACCAAGCTGTATGAGCTGGAGGGCCAAGTGCGACGCGGGGCGGCGGAGCGGGAGGTGAAGAAGAGCGAGTTCCAGGAGGTCCAGAAACAGAAGGATGAGATCCagaaagagaagcagcagaTCGAAAACTTTTACAAGAGACAAATGGATGGAGTCCAGCTCACCTGCAGCCAGGACAAG gccaaacagcagcagaacatttcCTCAAGCACCAAAACAATCCAAGAACTCAAAG GTCATGTGAATCAGCTGAATAATGACTTGGGAAAGCTtcagaaggagctgcagagttgccaaaacaacataaacagccTCAACAAGAAATTAACTTATGAGAt GACCCAGTGCGAGTCCAGGATCCAGTCCCAGAAGGAGCTGTGTGACGAGACGGTGGCCGCTGCTAAACTGGAAGTTGAGAAGAAAATGGAGAAACTCGGCCCGTCTTTTGGTGTCCCCACACAG cagaaaaacacaggaaaggAAGCAGATGAAGAAGACCCAACAGTCAAAGCTCTGCCCAATGGAGATCAAATAACTGTGGCGAACCACACGCTAGGCAGCCCTCAGCCTAAAGGAGATAAAACCCTTGATTCACTCACTAATGATATCATCGTTGACCACG attctGAAGTTTTCGAACAGTCGCCGACAAAGGATCTGTCTAAAGCAGTGATCCAGTCCGTTCCTTTGGCTGCTGCAGTGAAGCAGAGCAGACTGCAGCCAGGAGAGGAAGACGTCAGAACAGACGAGACGGAGACGAAGACCAACAACGAGCTGAAGAACAATCTGACCGAGGGCAGAGACATGGAGGTGATGGATGCTCACGAAGAAGGAGCTCAAACAGAAG AAGCTGACCCTGGCATGGAGGGTATGTTGATTGATCAAGGGAAGCCAGATGAGATGCCCGTCGGCCAGAAACTCGAACCGGAGGAGTACGATGGAGACGAGCAGGTGGTAGGCGGCGTGGATCTGGAAAAACAACAGAGGGGTAGTCAAGATGAAAATCTAG ACAAAGacatggaggaggagctggctgACTACAATGGGGATGATGAAAATGAAGGGGAGTTTGAAGCGGACAAACAAGCTGCACTTGCTCAAATCTAA
- the golm1 gene encoding Golgi membrane protein 1 isoform X2 translates to MGGLGNGRRGGRSPPLMIAALIACILVLGFNYWVSSSRNLELQTKLYELEGQVRRGAAEREVKKSEFQEVQKQKDEIQKEKQQIENFYKRQMDGVQLTCSQDKAKQQQNISSSTKTIQELKGHVNQLNNDLGKLQKELQSCQNNINSLNKKLTYEMTQCESRIQSQKELCDETVAAAKLEVEKKMEKLGPSFGVPTQKNTGKEADEEDPTVKALPNGDQITVANHTLGSPQPKGDKTLDSLTNDIIVDHDSEVFEQSPTKDLSKAVIQSVPLAAAVKQSRLQPGEEDVRTDETETKTNNELKNNLTEGRDMEVMDAHEEGAQTEEADPGMEGMLIDQGKPDEMPVGQKLEPEEYDGDEQVVGGVDLEKQQRGSQDENLDKDMEEELADYNGDDENEGEFEADKQAALAQI, encoded by the exons ATGGGTGGGCTAGGGAACGGCCGCCGAGGAGGAAGATCCCCGCCTCTGATGATTGCAGCTCTGATTGCCTGTATCTTAGTTCTGGGCTTTAATTACTGGGTGTCCAGCTCCCGCAACCTGGAGCTACAG ACCAAGCTGTATGAGCTGGAGGGCCAAGTGCGACGCGGGGCGGCGGAGCGGGAGGTGAAGAAGAGCGAGTTCCAGGAGGTCCAGAAACAGAAGGATGAGATCCagaaagagaagcagcagaTCGAAAACTTTTACAAGAGACAAATGGATGGAGTCCAGCTCACCTGCAGCCAGGACAAG gccaaacagcagcagaacatttcCTCAAGCACCAAAACAATCCAAGAACTCAAAG GTCATGTGAATCAGCTGAATAATGACTTGGGAAAGCTtcagaaggagctgcagagttgccaaaacaacataaacagccTCAACAAGAAATTAACTTATGAGAt GACCCAGTGCGAGTCCAGGATCCAGTCCCAGAAGGAGCTGTGTGACGAGACGGTGGCCGCTGCTAAACTGGAAGTTGAGAAGAAAATGGAGAAACTCGGCCCGTCTTTTGGTGTCCCCACACAG aaaaacacaggaaaggAAGCAGATGAAGAAGACCCAACAGTCAAAGCTCTGCCCAATGGAGATCAAATAACTGTGGCGAACCACACGCTAGGCAGCCCTCAGCCTAAAGGAGATAAAACCCTTGATTCACTCACTAATGATATCATCGTTGACCACG attctGAAGTTTTCGAACAGTCGCCGACAAAGGATCTGTCTAAAGCAGTGATCCAGTCCGTTCCTTTGGCTGCTGCAGTGAAGCAGAGCAGACTGCAGCCAGGAGAGGAAGACGTCAGAACAGACGAGACGGAGACGAAGACCAACAACGAGCTGAAGAACAATCTGACCGAGGGCAGAGACATGGAGGTGATGGATGCTCACGAAGAAGGAGCTCAAACAGAAG AAGCTGACCCTGGCATGGAGGGTATGTTGATTGATCAAGGGAAGCCAGATGAGATGCCCGTCGGCCAGAAACTCGAACCGGAGGAGTACGATGGAGACGAGCAGGTGGTAGGCGGCGTGGATCTGGAAAAACAACAGAGGGGTAGTCAAGATGAAAATCTAG ACAAAGacatggaggaggagctggctgACTACAATGGGGATGATGAAAATGAAGGGGAGTTTGAAGCGGACAAACAAGCTGCACTTGCTCAAATCTAA
- the LOC108234500 gene encoding kallikrein-8 gives MKLCLVLVLLLGGSASGDIEKRILGSTECKKDRQYHVQIESVQGGRSCGGALLNTRWVITAAHCAGQAIKVKLGLNNDVSIFTKAFSLMKGNSKKHEQTVPVAQQHAFKDEEGKLHDIVLIKLNEDMSAKTPTIDLHSGECSRPPPKAKVQVGGMGQAKTGGKPVKEVRCATTEISACGENDKPADAYHSDETTTMCAHRPGVEACFGDAGSAVEYEGHLHGIIVSDPVDKCANQIVMLDICYYMEWIEKTMKEN, from the exons ATGAAGCTTTGTCTTGTCCTCGTTCTGCTGCTCGgag GTTCTGCCTCAGGGGACATTGAGAAGAGGATTCTCGGGAGTACTGAATGTAAGAAAGACAGGCAGTACCACGTTCAGATAGAGTCTGTTCAGGGGGGGAGATCCTGCGGAGGCGCCCTGCTGAACACCCGCTGGGTCATCACTGCGGCTCACTGTGCAGGACA GGCTATCAAGGTAAAGCTCGGCCTGAACAACGATGTGTCGATTTTCACCAAGGCCTTCTCGCTCATGAAAGGAAACTCCAAAAAACACGAGCAAACGGTGCCAGTTGCCCAACAGCACGCCTTTAAAGACGAGGAGGGCAAGCTACATGACATCGTGCTGATAAAACTGAACGAGGACATGTCTGCAAAAACCCCCACCATCGACCTCCACTCAGGAGAGTGTTCAAGGCCGCCGCCGAAGGCCAAAGTTCAGGTTGGAGGCATGGGGCAAGCGAAGACAG GGGGCAAACCTGTTAAAGAGGTGAGATGTGCAACCACGGAGATCTCTGCCTGCGGCGAGAACGACAAACCTGCCGACGCGTACCACAGCGACGAAACTACAACCATGTGCGCCCACAGACCGGGAGTGGAGGCCTGCTTT ggcGATGCAGGCTCAGCCGTGGAGTACGAAGGACACTTACATGGGATTATTGTCAGTGACCCTGTGGACAAGTGTGCAAATCAGATTGTAATGCTGGATATCTGTTACTACATGGAGTGGATCGAAAAAACCATGAAGGAGAACTAA